GAACATATCAAAAAACAGGGGCTTACCATGGAGAGATATGAGCAAATTGCCATGCAGGTTCAAACCGATATGCAACTTCAGCAGAGAATCCAACAGATGATACAGGGTTAAACCTCCACAAAATATTCTTTTAAAAAGGCTGTTCTAAACGGCCTTTTTTTGTGCCCAATATTAAGAGGTTTGTTAGCAGCATCCCAAAAAAGGCTGGTGAGCCTATAAAGTATCGTTAAAAAGTTTTGCTGAAAGTTCTCTTTCTTTAATTTTAAAACACACAAAATCAGGCTGATGTGATTTCACTTCTGATTTTTCGATGCTTTTAAAAAGAAAAACTTACCAGTATGCTAGCAATGAATTACCGCGGTCCTTTCAGGATTCGTGCAGACCGAGACCGCCCTTTCCCCGAAATTGAGCATCCCGAAGATGCTATTGTAAAAGTTACCAGAAGCTGTATTTGTGGCTCAGACCTTCACCTGTATCACGGCCTGGTGCCCGATACCCGTGTGGGAACTACTTTTGGCCATGAATTTATAGGAGAAGTGGTAGATGTAGGCGCATCGGTCACTAAAGTGAAGGTGGGTGACCAGGTGATGGTGCCCTTTAACATTGCCTGTGGGAAATGTGCTTTTTGCAGGCAGGAGATGTATGGGATGTGCCATGAAGCCAATCCGCAGTCTACCGCTGCCGGGGGGATTTTCGGGTATTCGCACACCACCGGGGGTTACCACGGCGGGCAGGCAGAATATGTGCGGGTTCCTTATGCCAATGTTGGCCCCACGGTAATTCCAGACTGGATGCACCCCGATGATGCCGTGCTGCTTACCGATGTGGTACCCACAGGATATCAGGCTGCCGAAATGGGAGGAATTCAGGAAGGTGATACGGTGGTGGTTTTTGGTGCAGGCCCCATTGGGATCATGGCAGCAAAATCGGCCTGGCTATTTGGAGCAGGCAGGGTGATCGTGATAGATAAGCTCGATTACCGGCTTGAATTTGTAAAGGAATTCGCACAATGCGAGGTGTATAACTTCACGGCACTTGAAGACCCTGTGGTGTTCATTAAAAAAATCACAGATTCCCTGGGAGCCGATGTTTGTATAGATGCCGTGGGTGCCGAAGCCGCAGGAGATACTATGAACACCATGCTGGGGCGAAAACTCCTCATGCAGGGAGGTTCAACAACCGCATTGCACTGGGCAATTAATTCGGTCAAAAAAGGCGGAATTGTTTCTATAGTCGGTGTGTATGGGCCTATAGATGCGCTGGTGCCCATAGGGAATGTGGTGAACAAGGGCATTACCATCAGGGCGAGCCAGGCTTCGGTAAAAAGGCTGCTGCCAAAAATGATAGAGCACGTAAAATCGGGCGCAATAAAGCCGAAAGAAATGATCACGCACCGAATCCCGCTGGAAGAGGTGGCCGAGGGTTACCACATTTTCAGCAATAAGCTCGACAATTGTATAAAAACCGTGCTTATCCCGCCAACAGCATAAGCAGTATTTCAAATTTAAAAACAGAATCTATGATCGGAGATCAAACCAAGCCCGAAGACTTTGAGAACGTTGGAGGGGGCGACCACAGCCATATAAAAGGATGGGGAATAGACCGGGATCCAAAAAACGATCCCACTTACCCCATGAAACATAGAACAGATGAAGAAATTGAAGGTTACACCTGGGAGCGGCCCGAGCAGCAGCCTGTGAACATCGAGGTGTTGCATTCGGTGGAACGGCCTAATATTCCGGCGGTTTTTGGAACCGCACAACCCCCACAGGGCCTGAGCGGCGCTTTGCGGCGGTTTGCTTTTAAGTACAGCGAATCGAGCTATGGGCGCTGGCTACCGCTGGTAATGGCCGACAGGCTTGGGGAAATTGAAGGCATAGTTGATGACCTCAAAAAAGGCCATATCCCAAACCTTTTCGCCGAGCACGGCTTAAAATCTGAATGGAAGTACAACCGCAAGAAATTTGTGCTAAAATCGGCAGTTACCGCAGCTGCATTGGCTGGTGTCCTGCTGTTTCTCACGCGCGACAAAAAAGATTAAGCCGAAGTTTATATTCGGTTAAATGAAAAACACAGGTGCCAAAAATGCCATTTTTGGCACCTGTGTTTTTTTATACAGCATATTATTTCAGAAGAAAATTCTTCAGGTCTTCGTAATCCGAAATTTGCACAGCTTTTTTTTCCTGGTGTTTCAGGTTTTCAATTTCGGGCGGGAGCGGGATCTTTTTTTCGATCACAGCTTCAATAGTTTCCAGAAACTTTACGGGGTGGGCCGTTTCGAGGAAAATTCCGTAGTGATCTTTATGGGTTTTCAGAAATTCTTTAAGCCCTAAATAGCCTACAGCACCATGTGGATCGAGCAAGTATCCCGTATTTTCAAAAACCTCTTTTACAGCCTGTTTGGTCTGGGAATCGCTAACACTGTAAGAGGATAAATTCTTTTTAAGGTCTTCAAAATTATTGCTGAAGAGCTCCAGGATCCTTATAAAATTGCTAGGATCGCCCACATCCATAGCGTTAGAGATGGTCTGCACACTGGCGGTAGGTTCATATTTTTGCGTTTGCAAAAACCGGGTGACCACGTTGTTCTCATTGTTGGCAGCTACAAAATGGTCAATAGGCAGCCCCATTTCTTTGGCGAGGAGCCCGGCGCAAATATTTCCGAAGTTTCCACTGGGCACCGAAAAAGCCAGTTTCTGATCTTTGTGCTTAAGCTGCCGGTAGGCCAGGAAATAGTAGAACATTTGAGGCAGCCAGCGCGCCACATTGATCGAATTGGCCGAAGTGAGTTTTTTGTGCTGCCGAATTTCTGGATCCAGAAATGCCGTTTTTACCATGTTCTGGCAGGTGTCAAAAGGCCCGTCAACCTCGAGGGCCGTGATATTTTCCCCCAGCGTGGTGAGCTGTTTCTCCTGGATCTCACTTACTTTCCCCTTTGGGTAGAGAATGACCACTTCAATGCCTTTAACCTTCAGGAACCCACGGGCCACGGCGCCGCCGGTATCGCCCGATGTTGCTACCAGCACGGTAAGGCCTGGAAGATTGCCTTTCTTTATGAAATAGCCCAGGCTGCCCGCCATAAATCTGGCACCCACATCTTTAAAAGCCAGGGTAGGGCCGTGAAACAGTTCGAGTACACCCACCCGGTCTTCCACAGCTTTTACCGGAAAGTCAAAATCAAGCGTGTTTTCTATAATTTTTGAGAGTTCGGCTGGGGGGATTTCATCTTCCACATAGGGACCAATCGCTTTTTGCGCAATTTGGGTAGGTGTAAGGGAAGAGATTTGTTCAAAAAACTGCTGCGGCAGCTTTTTTATTTCCTGCGGAAAGTAAAGCCCTTTTTTTGGCCCTAGACTATTAAGCACTGCGGTTTCGAAATTTACTTTATGGTTTTTATCGTTTAAACTGAAGTACTTCATGATATAATTTTTACGCCTTCATTCCCTATTTTTGAGAGGTGAAGATCAAAGTCGATTTCCTTTTCCTGATAGTATTTCTGAATAGCTGCGCCGGTTTTTTTTGCTGCAGCCTCGCCTTTGCACAAAGCAAATACCGAAGGGCCAGAGCCCGAAATCCCAAATCCCAAAGCACCGCTTTCAAGGGCGATAGCCTTAAGGTCGTCAAAAAAGGGAATGAGAATGGAACGCACCGGTTCTACAATTTCATCTTTGAGGCTTCTGCCCAAAAGTTCGTAGTCATTTGAATACAGGGCACTTACAAATGCCCCCAGATTGTCCCATTGTTTTACCGCTTTTTGAAGGCTGATATTCTGCCTGATAATAGAGCGCGAATCCATGGTCTTTACCTCTATTAACGGGTGCAGGATCACCATGCGCAAATCTTGCGGAGAGGGCAGGGGAATTACTTCCAGCGGCTCGTAACTTCTTATGAGGTTAAAGCCGCCCAAAAGTGCCGGTGCCACATTATCGGCATGGGCATTTCCGCTGGCAAGGCGTTCCCCTTCCATAGCAAAAGGGATGAGTTCTTCGGGTGAAAAAGGTTCTTTAAGGAGTTTGTTGGCGGCAAAAACGGCTCCTGCCGAGCTGGCTGCACTGCTGCCAATGCCGCTTCCGGCTTTGATTTTTTTATAGATCCCTATATCAAAACCCTGTTGTGAACCCAGCTTCTTCAGCAGCGCACGAACGGCCACTCCTGCTACATTTTTATCTGCTTCCAAAGGAAGGTCCTGCCCGGTGATCATGGTAATTCTGATCTCGCCGCTGGAATTCTTCCGAAGCAGCATTTCATCGCCTATAGATTCCAGGCAGCAGCCCAAAACGTCAAATCCGCAGGATAAATTTGCAACAGTTGCCGGAGCAAATACTTTGATTTCTTCCATGGCCTATTTTTTTCCGATCCTTATTATGTCGGCAAAGATCCCGGAGGCGGTAACATCGGCACCGGCACCTGCGCCTTTCACGATCAATGGCTGCTGGCTGTAGCGATCGGTAAAGAAAAGTACGATGTTGTCACTGCCGCTCAGATTATAGAACGGATGCTCTGGCCCCACTTGTTGCAGCCCCACACTGGCCTCGCCGTTTTCAAGCTGGGCCACATATTTTAACTGGGCATTGTTCTGGGCAGCATGGTCATAGATCTCTTTGAATTTAGATTCGTCTTTCTTCAGTATCTCAAAGAATTCTTCATTAGAACCGGCTTCAAGGCTCTCTTGAGAAAGAAAACTCTTGTTTTCTATATCTTCAAGTTCCATCTGGAGTCCGCTTTCGCGGGAAAGGATGAGTATTTTCCGGGCCACATCAACGCCACTCAGGTCAATAGTGGGATCGGGTTCGGTATAGCCTTCTTTCATGGCTTTTTCCACCACCTTGTAAAATGGTTCTGTGGCATCATAGTTATTGAAAACAAAATTGAGGCTACCCGAAAGCACCGCCTGAATTTTAGTAATTCTATCCCCCGAAGCCACGAGGTTCTTAAGCGTGTCTATAATGGGCAGGCCGGCACCCACGTTGGTTTCGTATAAAAAGGAAGCCCCGTATTCGCGTGATAGATCCTGCAGTCTTGAATAGCTTTTGAATTCCTGCGAACAGGCGATCTTGTTACAGGTCACTACCGAAATGGAGTGGGAGAGGTACTTCTCGTATAAAGAGGAGATCTCGGGGCTGGCTGTATTGTCAACAAAAATGCTGTTGCGAAGGTTGAGGGATTTTACCTGCTCAAAAAAGGCATTTTTGTCACCCTTTTCCCCGTTTTCAAGAAGTTCCTTCCAGTGGGTAAGATCGAGTCCGTTCTCGTCGAACACCATTTTCCGGGAGTTGGAGAGGCCAAGTACCCTCACTTTAAGCCGAAGCTTGTCCAGGAGGTAGGTTTCCTGATTTTTTAACTGGTTGAGCAGTTTGCTGCCCACGTTGCCCACCCCGGTAATGAAGAGGTTGAGCTCTTTGGAAGGCACTTCAAAGAATTGTTCGTGAAGCACATTCAATGCCTTGTTCACATCTTTTCTGGCAATCACGGCCGAAATGTTGCGTTCTGAAGAGCCCTGCGCGATCGCCCTGATGTTAATATTGTTATTGCCCAGCGCACTGAACATCTTTCCGCTTAGCCCGTGATGGCTCTTCATGCGGTCGCCTACCAGCGCAACAATGGCGATATCATCTTCAATTTCCATACTTTTAATTTTCCCCGACTGTATCTCTACCTCAAATGCTTCATTGAGCGCATCTTTTGCAGCCTGGGCTTCATCCTCTTTTAGGGCAAGGCAAATGCTGTGTTCAGAAGAAGCCTGGGTGATTAAAACCACACTGATGTTCACGTGAAATAGCGCCTCAAAACAGCGTTTTGAAAACCCGGCTACGCCTACCATGCCGCTGCCTTCAATATTGATCAGTTTTACGGCATCAATATGGGTGATGCCGGTAACCCATCTAAAGTTTTCTTTACTTCCTTTAGAAATAAGGGTTCCGGGTTCGTTGGGGTTAAAAGTGTTTTTGATATTGATCTTGATCTCATTTTTGAGAAGGGGCTGAAGGGTGGGCGGGTACAAAACCTTTGCGCCAAAATGCGAAAGCTCCATGGCCTCTTCATATGAGATGTTTTTTAATGCATATGCCTGTGGTACTATACTTGGGTTTGCAGTGTACATTCCGTCTACATCGGTGTAAACTTTAAGCAGTTGCAAGTTGAGCGCGCCGGCAAAGATCGCTGCCGTAAAGTCAGATCCGCCCCGGCCCAGTGTGCTGGGAACGCCCTGTTCATTGCGGGCTACAAATCCGGGTGCAACAAAGAGTTTTGCCTTGTTCTGCTTAAAAAAATCCTGGATGTTTTTGTACGTCTTGTCGTAGTGTACCTGAATTTTCTCCTGGGTATTACGGCAAACAATGAGCTCACGGCTGTCTACAAACAGCACGTCTTCTCCCAGGCTTTTAAAATATTCAGCAATAATGAGCGAGGAGAGGATTTCTCCAAACCCCGAGATCACATGCCGGGTGCGGTCAGACAATTCGTTTAGCAGGTACACCCCTTCATACAGTGTTTCCAGGCGGTTGAATTCATTCTTTACCCGGGCCAGGATCCTGCTTTGATCCTTTACCTGTATCAATTCCTTGACTACATTAAGATGTCTTTTTTCATTTTTTTCAAGCAGGTCTTTATAAGAAGCGTCTTCATTTGCGGCGAGTTCGGCCATTTGCAGGAGCTCATTGGTGACGCCGCCAAAAGCTGAAAATACAGCAATGGTATTATCGGTATTTACGTGATCTTGAACAATTTTTGCAGCGAGCTTTATATTCTTCGAAGAGGCGACAGAAGAGCCCCCGAATTTCAGGATATTCATATGGTTAGATTTTAAAAACTATAAATGGTTTGATGTCTTGTTTAAAAAACAAGATGGTATGCGGACGGAAATTATATTAGCTCACTACCCCCAAGGGGTAATCATAATCATCGTAGAAATAGTCATCATGGCAACAGTCCCTGTTGCGGAAAGAAATAGATTATATGTGGACTGTTGATTGCTCATGTACGGCTAACAGTTGGTGAATATATTCAATATTTTTAATTAAAGAAACTAATCCTAATAATTTTTGCTAAAAAACTGTATGTTTTTTAAAATACCGGGGGTTTTGGGTTTACGATAGATAACTTTTCTACTAAAGGGTGTTTTGGTGTGTAAGCAGTGCCAGCAAAGAGCAGAAGCCTGTTAATAAGACTATTAAAAAAATATTAATTAGGTTTTTTATTAGGGTATTTAGCATAGCATTAACGGCGATTGCAATTTCATCTGGGTACTTTGAAAAAAACCTAAAAAAAGAGCTATTATGAAATTAAAGAAATTTTATCTTCTAATGTTGCCAATAATTCTAAGTCTCGGATTAGTGGCGTGTAGTGATGATGACGATGGTGGGGTAGACCCAGAACTTCCACCAACCGGAGCTATTGTTGTAGATGAGCAGGTAACTGTGCAGGATGGTACCTTAACCATCAATTCGGTAAATATTAGTGAAGACGGTTGGGTGGTAATTCACCGTGATGATGACGGAGCACCTGTAGTGCCTGAAATTATCTCTGTTCCCAAACAAATTGATGATGGGCCTACCACTAATGTGACTATTGAGTTAAAAGACGGGGAACAGGTACAAAACGGAGAAACCCTTTGGGTAATGCTTCACGTAGATAACGGCCAGAGCGGCGTGTATGAATTTGATACCGTTGACGGCGTTGATGCCCCTGTGACCGATTTACAGGGAGATATCGTAACCCTGCCATTTACTGCGACTGTAGAAGGTGATGATGTATTGCTTACTGCTGCCGATCAGGATCTTGTGAACGGAGTGGTTTATGTTGAATCTATTAGCCTTGAAGAAGACGGTTGGGTGGTGATCCACGAATCTAATGCCAACGGAGACGGGCCTCAGGTTCCTGAAATCATTTCTCAGGCTGTTTATCTTGAAGCCGGTGCCTATGCTAATGTAGGTGTGCCATTGAAAGAAGACGCCACAGTTGAAGCCGGAGATGTTCTATGGGTAATGCTCCATGAAGACACCGGGGAAGAGGGTGTTTATGAATTTGACGGGGAGAATGAACTTGACAGTCCTCTTACAAAAGATGGGGACATTGTTGTTACTTCCATTACCATCAATGATGTCACTGAGGCTGCAATGAGCGGTATGCTTACGGTAAACGACCAGCCAATCGCCGATAATACCATTACTGTTGAAGCCATTAATGTTGATATGGACGGATGGGTTGTAGTTCACGCTTCAAATGAAGCCGGAGACGGGCCCCAGGTTCCCGAGATCATTTCTGAACCTGTTTACCTTGAAGCCGGAGACAACACCGATGTTGTGGTTACTTTTGAAGAAGACGCCAATGTTGCTGCAGGAGATACCGTTTGGGTAATGCTGCATGACGATACGGGAGTTGAAGAAGTCTATGAATTCGACAACATGAACGGGCTTGATTTGCCTCTGTTTGATGATGACGGAATCATTGTCACTCCTATCACTCTAGAGTAGTAAATAATTGCTGATAATGAAAGGCTGCCGGTTTTGGCGGCCTTTTTTTTATTCCCAAGGTTGAATTTAAACCGGGCAGCTCCATAATCCAATACAGGCTTGATGCCAGCTACTCTCTAATACTTAAGCTGAAAATCAATAATTCGTTCCTTGTGCTTCAAAAATGCCATTTTAGAAGAGTTTTTTCTGAAGCATTTAGCGGGCGATTTTTTTCCAGATGCCGGTGGCTGCTTTTATAAGGAGCAACATGAGGATGCCAACAGCCAGGCCGGTTAGTAATTCCACCACAATTCCCGGCAGGTTTGGGAAAAGTTCGTGCAGAAAATGAATATTGTGAACAAAAATTCCTCCTGAAACCAGTAGCAGCGCAATTGTGCCGATTACCGACAGGCTTTTGATGACTTTAGGGAGGGCACTCACCAGAAACGCCCCAACCTTGTCTGAAATACTGTCTTCACGATCGTTTAGGTCGATAAGTTTCGCCCCAAATTCATCCATTCTTACAATGAGGGCCACAATGCCATAAACGCCCACTGTGGCGACTAAAGCGATAACCGTGACCACGAGGACTTGGGTCACAAGGTTCTCAGCGGCCACACTGCCAAGGGCAATGATCACAATTTCTACAGAAAGTATAAAATCGGTTACGATGGCCGATTTTATTTTCTCTTTTTCCATGCTCAAAACCTCTTCTTCAGAAAGTTTTTCGAGTTTAGGAGCTTCGGTTTCATGTTCATGAGGAAAAAAATATTCATAGATCTTCTCTGCACCTTCGTATGCCAGGTACAATCCGC
This Salinimicrobium tongyeongense DNA region includes the following protein-coding sequences:
- a CDS encoding zinc-dependent alcohol dehydrogenase, which gives rise to MLAMNYRGPFRIRADRDRPFPEIEHPEDAIVKVTRSCICGSDLHLYHGLVPDTRVGTTFGHEFIGEVVDVGASVTKVKVGDQVMVPFNIACGKCAFCRQEMYGMCHEANPQSTAAGGIFGYSHTTGGYHGGQAEYVRVPYANVGPTVIPDWMHPDDAVLLTDVVPTGYQAAEMGGIQEGDTVVVFGAGPIGIMAAKSAWLFGAGRVIVIDKLDYRLEFVKEFAQCEVYNFTALEDPVVFIKKITDSLGADVCIDAVGAEAAGDTMNTMLGRKLLMQGGSTTALHWAINSVKKGGIVSIVGVYGPIDALVPIGNVVNKGITIRASQASVKRLLPKMIEHVKSGAIKPKEMITHRIPLEEVAEGYHIFSNKLDNCIKTVLIPPTA
- the thrC gene encoding threonine synthase, which encodes MKYFSLNDKNHKVNFETAVLNSLGPKKGLYFPQEIKKLPQQFFEQISSLTPTQIAQKAIGPYVEDEIPPAELSKIIENTLDFDFPVKAVEDRVGVLELFHGPTLAFKDVGARFMAGSLGYFIKKGNLPGLTVLVATSGDTGGAVARGFLKVKGIEVVILYPKGKVSEIQEKQLTTLGENITALEVDGPFDTCQNMVKTAFLDPEIRQHKKLTSANSINVARWLPQMFYYFLAYRQLKHKDQKLAFSVPSGNFGNICAGLLAKEMGLPIDHFVAANNENNVVTRFLQTQKYEPTASVQTISNAMDVGDPSNFIRILELFSNNFEDLKKNLSSYSVSDSQTKQAVKEVFENTGYLLDPHGAVGYLGLKEFLKTHKDHYGIFLETAHPVKFLETIEAVIEKKIPLPPEIENLKHQEKKAVQISDYEDLKNFLLK
- a CDS encoding homoserine kinase, whose protein sequence is MEEIKVFAPATVANLSCGFDVLGCCLESIGDEMLLRKNSSGEIRITMITGQDLPLEADKNVAGVAVRALLKKLGSQQGFDIGIYKKIKAGSGIGSSAASSAGAVFAANKLLKEPFSPEELIPFAMEGERLASGNAHADNVAPALLGGFNLIRSYEPLEVIPLPSPQDLRMVILHPLIEVKTMDSRSIIRQNISLQKAVKQWDNLGAFVSALYSNDYELLGRSLKDEIVEPVRSILIPFFDDLKAIALESGALGFGISGSGPSVFALCKGEAAAKKTGAAIQKYYQEKEIDFDLHLSKIGNEGVKIIS
- a CDS encoding DUF808 domain-containing protein, whose translation is MASGIFALLDDIATLMDDVAMMSKVAGKKTAGILGDDLAVNAEKASGFMSSRELPVLWAITKGSFLNKLIILPLAFLLSAFLPAAVTVILIIGGLYLAYEGAEKIYEYFFPHEHETEAPKLEKLSEEEVLSMEKEKIKSAIVTDFILSVEIVIIALGSVAAENLVTQVLVVTVIALVATVGVYGIVALIVRMDEFGAKLIDLNDREDSISDKVGAFLVSALPKVIKSLSVIGTIALLLVSGGIFVHNIHFLHELFPNLPGIVVELLTGLAVGILMLLLIKAATGIWKKIAR
- a CDS encoding DUF7282 domain-containing protein, which encodes MKLKKFYLLMLPIILSLGLVACSDDDDGGVDPELPPTGAIVVDEQVTVQDGTLTINSVNISEDGWVVIHRDDDGAPVVPEIISVPKQIDDGPTTNVTIELKDGEQVQNGETLWVMLHVDNGQSGVYEFDTVDGVDAPVTDLQGDIVTLPFTATVEGDDVLLTAADQDLVNGVVYVESISLEEDGWVVIHESNANGDGPQVPEIISQAVYLEAGAYANVGVPLKEDATVEAGDVLWVMLHEDTGEEGVYEFDGENELDSPLTKDGDIVVTSITINDVTEAAMSGMLTVNDQPIADNTITVEAINVDMDGWVVVHASNEAGDGPQVPEIISEPVYLEAGDNTDVVVTFEEDANVAAGDTVWVMLHDDTGVEEVYEFDNMNGLDLPLFDDDGIIVTPITLE
- the thrA gene encoding bifunctional aspartate kinase/homoserine dehydrogenase I, encoding MNILKFGGSSVASSKNIKLAAKIVQDHVNTDNTIAVFSAFGGVTNELLQMAELAANEDASYKDLLEKNEKRHLNVVKELIQVKDQSRILARVKNEFNRLETLYEGVYLLNELSDRTRHVISGFGEILSSLIIAEYFKSLGEDVLFVDSRELIVCRNTQEKIQVHYDKTYKNIQDFFKQNKAKLFVAPGFVARNEQGVPSTLGRGGSDFTAAIFAGALNLQLLKVYTDVDGMYTANPSIVPQAYALKNISYEEAMELSHFGAKVLYPPTLQPLLKNEIKINIKNTFNPNEPGTLISKGSKENFRWVTGITHIDAVKLINIEGSGMVGVAGFSKRCFEALFHVNISVVLITQASSEHSICLALKEDEAQAAKDALNEAFEVEIQSGKIKSMEIEDDIAIVALVGDRMKSHHGLSGKMFSALGNNNINIRAIAQGSSERNISAVIARKDVNKALNVLHEQFFEVPSKELNLFITGVGNVGSKLLNQLKNQETYLLDKLRLKVRVLGLSNSRKMVFDENGLDLTHWKELLENGEKGDKNAFFEQVKSLNLRNSIFVDNTASPEISSLYEKYLSHSISVVTCNKIACSQEFKSYSRLQDLSREYGASFLYETNVGAGLPIIDTLKNLVASGDRITKIQAVLSGSLNFVFNNYDATEPFYKVVEKAMKEGYTEPDPTIDLSGVDVARKILILSRESGLQMELEDIENKSFLSQESLEAGSNEEFFEILKKDESKFKEIYDHAAQNNAQLKYVAQLENGEASVGLQQVGPEHPFYNLSGSDNIVLFFTDRYSQQPLIVKGAGAGADVTASGIFADIIRIGKK